The following proteins are co-located in the Hydrogenophaga sp. RAC07 genome:
- a CDS encoding DMT family transporter translates to MNPTLALEFVLLAALWGSSFLFTRLGAAEFGIVPTAGLRVALAALFLLPVFLVKGVWADFRQRAKAILFVGLLNSGIPFMLFAFAVMHITTGLTSILNATVPLTGALVAWLWLKDRPGGSRMLGLAIGFAGVTLLVVGKSGFSATGVAGAGSTGITLLAMGACLLATLCYGLAASFTKRYLTGAHPLATATGSQIGATLGLAVPMAWFWPSEPVSFTAWAAVAAVALLCTAIAYILFFHIIEQAGPSKALTVTFLVPVFALAYGALFLNETITPWMVGCGLVIICGTALSTGLARFRWLERAT, encoded by the coding sequence ATGAACCCGACCCTCGCCCTGGAATTTGTCCTGCTCGCCGCCCTCTGGGGCTCATCGTTCCTGTTCACCCGTCTGGGCGCCGCCGAATTCGGCATCGTGCCCACCGCGGGCCTGCGGGTGGCGCTGGCCGCGCTGTTTCTGCTGCCGGTGTTTCTGGTCAAAGGCGTCTGGGCCGACTTTCGCCAACGCGCCAAGGCCATCCTCTTCGTCGGCCTGCTCAACTCGGGCATCCCGTTCATGCTGTTCGCGTTCGCCGTGATGCACATCACCACGGGGCTGACCTCCATCCTCAACGCCACGGTGCCGCTCACAGGTGCGCTGGTCGCGTGGCTCTGGCTCAAGGACCGTCCGGGCGGCTCGCGCATGCTCGGCCTGGCCATCGGTTTTGCCGGGGTCACGCTGCTGGTGGTCGGCAAATCGGGTTTCAGCGCCACCGGCGTGGCGGGCGCGGGCTCGACGGGCATCACGCTGCTGGCCATGGGTGCGTGTCTGCTCGCCACGCTGTGCTACGGACTGGCCGCCAGCTTCACCAAACGCTACCTCACCGGCGCCCACCCCCTGGCCACGGCCACCGGCAGCCAGATCGGCGCCACACTCGGACTGGCCGTGCCCATGGCATGGTTCTGGCCCAGCGAGCCAGTGAGCTTCACGGCGTGGGCCGCTGTGGCGGCGGTGGCACTCCTGTGCACAGCCATCGCCTACATCCTGTTTTTCCACATCATCGAACAGGCTGGTCCCAGCAAGGCGCTCACGGTCACTTTTCTCGTCCCGGTGTTTGCACTGGCCTACGGTGCGTTATTCCTGAACGAGACCATCACGCCCTGGATGGTGGGATGCGGCCTGGTGATCATTTGCGGCACGGCGCTGTCGACCGGGCTTGCGCGGTTTCGGTGGCTCGAGCGGGCCACCTGA
- a CDS encoding methylated-DNA--[protein]-cysteine S-methyltransferase, whose protein sequence is MKHDPLTVFTAWQSPLGAMTLAATPRGLSGVWFDGQRHGPDTSKWRRDPAHPVLQAAIQQLGAYFDGQRTAFDLPLDLESGTPFQQQVWQALLGIAPGATTSYGSLSAAIGKPAAVRALGAAVGRNPVSIVVPCHRVVGADGSLTGYAGGLERKTALLALEGAAFSPAPHH, encoded by the coding sequence ATGAAACACGATCCCCTCACTGTCTTCACCGCATGGCAAAGCCCCCTGGGCGCCATGACCCTTGCGGCCACACCGCGTGGCCTGAGCGGCGTCTGGTTTGACGGCCAGCGCCATGGGCCCGACACCTCGAAATGGCGCCGCGATCCAGCGCACCCGGTGCTGCAAGCCGCCATCCAGCAACTCGGCGCGTATTTCGACGGGCAGCGCACGGCCTTCGATCTGCCGCTGGACCTGGAGTCCGGCACACCGTTCCAGCAACAGGTGTGGCAAGCCCTGCTGGGCATCGCACCCGGCGCCACCACCAGCTACGGCAGCCTGAGCGCAGCGATCGGCAAGCCAGCCGCTGTGCGGGCGCTGGGCGCCGCAGTGGGCCGCAACCCGGTCAGCATCGTCGTGCCCTGCCACCGCGTGGTGGGCGCGGACGGCTCGCTCACCGGCTATGCCGGCGGGCTGGAACGCAAGACCGCGTTGCTCGCGCTGGAAGGCGCTGCGTTTTCACCAGCGCCGCACCATTGA
- a CDS encoding acyl carrier protein — MNTPEALRQAVAHALRGIAPEADLDHVNPTASLREQLDLDSFDFLKLLIALQESVGVDIPEADYGDVDSLERLVSYLLRRQTRTA, encoded by the coding sequence ATGAACACACCCGAAGCGCTGCGGCAAGCAGTGGCCCATGCGTTGCGTGGCATCGCGCCCGAAGCCGACCTGGACCATGTCAACCCAACCGCGTCGCTGAGAGAGCAGCTTGATCTCGACTCGTTCGACTTCCTCAAGCTGCTCATCGCGCTGCAGGAATCTGTGGGTGTGGACATACCGGAAGCGGACTACGGTGATGTCGACTCGCTGGAACGGCTTGTGTCGTACCTGCTGCGCAGGCAAACGCGCACCGCATGA
- the pdhA gene encoding pyruvate dehydrogenase (acetyl-transferring) E1 component subunit alpha — protein MTLGASEATTWLHQMLRIRRFEERCAELYGANKIRGFLHLYIGEEAVAAAAVPELRADDHLLCTYREHGHALARGVPMRAVMAEMFGKQEGCSHGRGGSMHLFDVSRGFFGGNAIVAGALPLAAGFALADQLQGNDRVTACFFGEGAVAEGEFHETANLAALWHLPLVLMCENNLYAMGTALARSESCTDLCAKARSYNMEAITVNGMNASAVSSATRHALGHARAKKGPVFLELRTYRFRAHSMFDPELYRSKAEVDIWKQHDPIDMLVAHATSLGLAMDRPALEARIQAEIDDAVAFADAGTLEPLQDLTRHVLAETEPGTGAPC, from the coding sequence GTGACCCTGGGCGCCAGCGAGGCCACCACCTGGCTGCACCAGATGCTGCGCATCCGGCGCTTCGAAGAGCGCTGCGCCGAGCTGTACGGCGCCAACAAGATCCGCGGCTTTCTGCATCTCTACATCGGCGAGGAGGCGGTTGCGGCGGCGGCCGTGCCCGAACTGCGCGCCGACGACCACCTGCTGTGCACCTACCGCGAACATGGCCACGCGCTGGCGCGCGGGGTGCCCATGCGTGCGGTGATGGCCGAGATGTTCGGCAAACAGGAAGGCTGCAGCCACGGGCGCGGCGGCTCGATGCACCTGTTCGACGTCTCGCGCGGTTTCTTCGGAGGCAACGCCATCGTGGCCGGCGCGCTGCCGCTGGCCGCCGGCTTTGCGCTCGCCGACCAGCTGCAAGGCAACGACCGCGTCACTGCGTGCTTCTTTGGCGAGGGTGCCGTGGCCGAGGGCGAGTTCCATGAAACCGCCAACCTCGCCGCCCTGTGGCACCTGCCCCTCGTGCTGATGTGCGAGAACAACCTCTACGCCATGGGAACGGCGCTGGCGCGCTCGGAATCCTGCACCGACCTGTGCGCCAAGGCCCGCAGCTACAACATGGAGGCCATCACGGTCAACGGCATGAACGCATCGGCCGTGAGCTCGGCCACGCGCCATGCGCTGGGGCATGCCCGGGCCAAGAAAGGGCCGGTGTTCCTGGAGTTGCGCACCTACCGCTTCCGGGCCCACTCCATGTTCGATCCCGAGCTCTACCGCAGCAAGGCGGAGGTGGACATCTGGAAGCAGCACGACCCGATCGACATGCTGGTGGCGCACGCAACATCGCTGGGCCTGGCAATGGACCGCCCCGCGCTGGAAGCCCGCATCCAGGCGGAGATCGACGACGCGGTGGCCTTTGCCGACGCGGGCACGCTCGAACCGCTGCAGGATCTCACCCGCCATGTGCTGGCCGAGACCGAACCCGGCACAGGCGCGCCATGCTGA
- a CDS encoding dihydrolipoamide acetyltransferase family protein, translating to MIELRMPSFGADMDAARFVQWQVKPGQALKRGDVVAVVETQKGAIDVELWHDGTMARLLAQPGQEIPVGDVLAVLAGEGEDWQQLAAAPVAATVAAPPAAPPTQAQAPPASTAPTASVAAQHARMSPAARQRAQALGVDIEALAAQMPERVVALADVERAATTAAAAAPSRSTAMRAAIGAAMTRSWREIPHYHVGCEIVVEEPLRALEAFNRDRPVNERVLFAAVLLRAVAQAASDTPTLNGRFENGVFQPADAVHLGVVTSLRGGGLVVPTVHDAHRLSLSELMSQLRAVLERARNAQLRSSDLADSTLSVSHLGDLGAETVQGVIYPPQVALVGLGRVVLRPAVVNGQVVAARTLHASLAGDHRVSDGLVGSRFLAALTARLKTLEPGS from the coding sequence ATGATCGAGCTGCGCATGCCCTCCTTCGGCGCCGACATGGATGCGGCGCGCTTCGTGCAGTGGCAGGTGAAGCCAGGCCAGGCGCTCAAGCGTGGCGACGTGGTGGCGGTGGTCGAAACCCAGAAGGGCGCGATCGATGTGGAGTTGTGGCACGACGGCACCATGGCCCGCCTTTTGGCACAGCCGGGGCAAGAGATCCCGGTGGGAGATGTGCTGGCCGTGCTCGCCGGTGAAGGCGAGGACTGGCAGCAGCTGGCGGCTGCACCGGTCGCCGCGACGGTCGCCGCGCCCCCGGCGGCACCGCCCACACAAGCGCAGGCACCGCCCGCTTCCACCGCACCAACGGCGTCGGTCGCCGCTCAACACGCACGCATGTCGCCAGCGGCGCGGCAACGCGCGCAGGCCCTGGGGGTGGACATCGAAGCGCTGGCGGCGCAGATGCCTGAGCGGGTCGTGGCGCTGGCCGACGTGGAGCGCGCGGCGACCACCGCCGCTGCCGCCGCGCCCTCGCGCAGCACCGCCATGCGCGCGGCCATCGGTGCGGCCATGACGCGTTCGTGGCGCGAGATTCCGCACTACCACGTGGGCTGCGAGATCGTGGTGGAAGAACCCTTGCGTGCGCTGGAGGCCTTCAACCGGGACCGCCCGGTCAACGAGCGGGTGCTGTTCGCAGCGGTGCTGCTGCGAGCAGTGGCGCAGGCCGCGTCGGACACGCCCACGCTCAACGGCCGATTCGAGAACGGCGTGTTCCAGCCAGCCGATGCGGTGCACCTCGGTGTGGTGACCTCGCTGCGCGGTGGCGGCCTGGTGGTGCCCACCGTGCACGACGCGCACCGCCTCTCTCTGAGCGAATTGATGTCGCAGCTGCGGGCCGTGCTGGAACGCGCGCGCAACGCTCAGCTGCGCAGCTCTGACCTCGCCGACTCCACGCTCAGCGTGAGCCACCTGGGCGATCTGGGGGCCGAAACGGTACAGGGCGTGATCTACCCACCCCAGGTGGCGCTGGTGGGCCTGGGCCGCGTGGTGCTGCGACCGGCCGTGGTGAATGGGCAGGTGGTGGCAGCGCGCACCCTGCACGCCTCGCTGGCAGGTGACCACCGGGTCAGCGACGGCCTCGTCGGCTCGCGCTTTCTGGCTGCGCTGACTGCCCGGCTGAAGACCCTGGAGCCCGGATCATGA
- the acsA gene encoding acetate--CoA ligase — translation MATIAETIHKPQTLRPSNLEDHGAACAAFNWGQARRALDASLEAKTGFNMATLAVDRHARSPNAAKLALRWLGKSGARRDLSYAELSHLSSRFAHVLQNLHVNSGEHVFLLCGRLPELFVALLGALKQQCVVTPLFSAFGPEPIATRLTLGHGRVLVTTTTLYRRKVQALREHLPELQHVLLITDDDGPLPPDTQDLRVLLDAASPTYQTRPTDAQTPALLHFTSGTTGKPKGAVHVHEAIVAHIATARMALDLQDDDVYWCTADPGWVTGTSYGVLAPLALGVTMIVDEADFDAERWYTILEQQRVSVWYTAPTAVRMMMRSGSAAPRLHDFPCLRFIASVGEPLNPKAVRWGLEAFGLPIHDNWWQTETGGIMIANYRSMDIKPGSMGKPLPGITAAIVERREDGSARVITEPDTEGELALLRGWPSMFRAYLGEDERYRKCFAGPWYLTGDRARRDADGYYWFVGRNDDMIKSSGHLIGPFEVESALMEHPAVLEAGVIGKPDPLLGELVKAFVVLRPGAKASEDVQRDLLGFARLRLGAAVAPKELELVDTLPKTRSGKIVRRLLRARELGLPEGDTSTLEAA, via the coding sequence ATGGCCACCATCGCCGAGACCATCCACAAGCCGCAGACGCTGCGACCATCCAATCTGGAGGATCACGGCGCGGCCTGCGCGGCTTTCAACTGGGGGCAGGCGCGCCGCGCGCTGGACGCGAGTCTGGAGGCCAAAACCGGCTTCAACATGGCCACACTGGCGGTTGATCGCCACGCCCGCAGCCCCAACGCAGCCAAGCTGGCGCTGCGCTGGCTGGGCAAGTCGGGGGCGCGGCGCGACCTGAGCTACGCCGAGCTCTCACACCTGAGCAGCCGTTTCGCCCATGTGCTGCAGAACCTCCACGTCAATTCCGGTGAGCACGTGTTCCTGCTGTGTGGTCGCTTGCCCGAGCTGTTCGTGGCGCTGCTCGGTGCGCTCAAGCAGCAGTGCGTGGTGACTCCGCTGTTTTCGGCCTTCGGGCCGGAGCCGATCGCCACCCGCCTCACGCTGGGCCATGGCCGGGTGCTGGTCACCACCACCACGCTGTACCGCCGCAAGGTGCAGGCCCTGCGCGAGCACCTGCCCGAGCTGCAGCACGTGCTGCTGATCACGGACGACGACGGGCCGCTGCCACCCGACACGCAGGACCTTCGCGTCCTGCTGGATGCGGCATCGCCCACGTACCAGACCCGCCCCACCGATGCGCAGACCCCTGCCCTGCTGCACTTCACCAGCGGCACCACGGGAAAACCCAAGGGCGCGGTGCACGTGCACGAGGCCATCGTGGCCCACATCGCCACCGCGCGCATGGCGCTGGACCTGCAGGACGACGACGTGTACTGGTGCACCGCCGATCCGGGCTGGGTCACCGGCACGAGCTACGGCGTTCTGGCGCCGCTGGCGCTGGGCGTGACGATGATCGTGGACGAGGCCGACTTCGACGCCGAGCGCTGGTACACGATCCTGGAGCAGCAACGCGTGAGCGTCTGGTACACGGCGCCCACGGCCGTTCGAATGATGATGCGCAGCGGCAGCGCAGCCCCTCGCTTGCACGACTTTCCCTGCCTTCGATTCATCGCCAGTGTGGGTGAGCCACTCAACCCGAAGGCGGTGCGCTGGGGCCTGGAAGCCTTCGGCCTGCCCATCCACGACAACTGGTGGCAGACCGAGACCGGCGGCATCATGATCGCCAACTACCGCAGCATGGACATCAAGCCCGGCTCGATGGGCAAACCGCTGCCGGGCATCACGGCGGCCATCGTGGAGCGGCGCGAAGACGGCAGCGCGCGCGTGATAACCGAACCCGACACCGAGGGCGAGCTGGCGCTGCTGCGGGGCTGGCCCTCGATGTTCCGCGCCTACCTCGGCGAGGACGAGCGCTACCGAAAATGCTTCGCGGGCCCGTGGTACCTCACCGGAGACCGGGCGCGGCGCGACGCCGACGGCTACTACTGGTTCGTCGGGCGCAACGACGACATGATCAAGTCGTCGGGTCACCTGATCGGACCGTTCGAGGTGGAGTCGGCGCTGATGGAGCACCCGGCTGTGCTCGAAGCGGGCGTGATTGGCAAGCCCGACCCGTTGCTGGGTGAACTCGTCAAGGCCTTCGTGGTGCTGCGCCCGGGTGCCAAGGCCAGCGAGGATGTGCAGCGCGACCTGCTGGGTTTCGCGCGCTTGCGCCTGGGCGCGGCGGTGGCACCGAAGGAGCTGGAGTTGGTGGACACGCTGCCCAAGACACGCAGCGGCAAGATCGTGCGCCGCCTGCTGCGCGCACGGGAACTGGGTTTGCCCGAAGGCGACACGTCCACGCTGGAGGCCGCGTGA
- a CDS encoding alpha-ketoacid dehydrogenase subunit beta, producing MLTTYREALRLGLRQALLADPRVLLMGEDVGRYGGTYAVSKGLLDEFGPHRVRDTPLSESGFVGCGIGAAINGLRPIVEVMTVNFSLLALDQIVNNAATLRHMSGGQVGVPVVLRMTSGAGRQLAAQHSHSLEVWYAHVPGLRVLAPATVEDAHGMLLTAMQCPDPVVIFEHAMLLNTDGELPDPPPAVALEGAAVRRSGTDLSLITYGGSLPRCLVAASQLASEGIEAEVLDLRCLRPLDVDAISASVRRTRRALVVDEGWKTCGLAAEIIALLVEQVFFELDAPPARVCSTEVPMPYAKHLEDAALPNAARIVEAARALMHP from the coding sequence ATGCTGACCACCTACCGCGAGGCGCTGCGCCTTGGCTTGCGTCAGGCCCTGCTGGCCGACCCGCGCGTGCTCCTGATGGGGGAGGACGTGGGGCGCTACGGCGGCACCTATGCGGTGAGCAAGGGCCTGCTGGACGAGTTTGGTCCACACCGCGTGCGCGACACGCCGCTGTCGGAATCGGGCTTCGTGGGCTGCGGCATCGGTGCGGCCATCAATGGCCTGCGTCCCATCGTGGAGGTGATGACCGTCAACTTCAGCCTCCTGGCGCTGGACCAGATTGTCAACAACGCGGCCACGCTGCGCCACATGTCGGGCGGCCAGGTGGGCGTGCCGGTGGTGCTGCGCATGACCAGCGGTGCCGGCCGGCAACTCGCGGCCCAGCACTCGCACAGTCTGGAGGTCTGGTACGCACATGTGCCCGGCCTGCGCGTGCTGGCCCCTGCCACGGTGGAAGACGCGCACGGCATGTTGCTGACTGCCATGCAGTGCCCCGACCCGGTGGTGATCTTCGAACACGCGATGCTGCTCAACACCGACGGCGAGCTGCCCGACCCGCCCCCCGCCGTGGCGCTGGAGGGTGCGGCGGTGCGCCGCAGCGGCACCGACCTGAGCCTCATCACCTACGGCGGATCGCTGCCGCGCTGCCTGGTGGCGGCCTCGCAGCTGGCCAGCGAGGGCATTGAGGCCGAGGTGCTCGACCTGCGCTGCCTGCGCCCGCTGGATGTGGACGCCATCTCGGCCAGCGTGCGCCGCACGCGCCGCGCGCTGGTGGTGGACGAGGGCTGGAAGACCTGTGGTCTGGCCGCCGAGATCATCGCGCTGCTGGTCGAGCAGGTGTTCTTTGAGCTCGACGCTCCGCCGGCGCGGGTGTGCAGCACCGAAGTGCCCATGCCCTACGCCAAGCACCTGGAAGATGCGGCCCTGCCCAATGCCGCGCGCATCGTCGAGGCAGCGCGCGCGCTGATGCACCCATGA